Genomic segment of Panicum virgatum strain AP13 chromosome 2K, P.virgatum_v5, whole genome shotgun sequence:
GTTGTGGGCAATGTGTCTAGTTTCTCCAATATTGACCTGTTCGAAAACTAAATTTGCATGGTATGCTGTCTCATCATATAGAAACGTTGCATACTGAAAATGGAAGTATCTACCATCTAGCTGATCACATGTCTTGTGAACTCTTGTGCTTGGATAATTAGTCTTAGGTGCACATTTGAAGATGAAAACACCATGTATCCTTGCTGATGGAATTTTTGATGCCTTCTGTAGGCCAGCCACACCATCAGTAAGCAGGCCGGTGGATCCTTTTATTTCCTCAAGAAGCAGGGCCCTACCAGCTGTATCAAATCTGCGTGCAGATTCCCCTGCAGATTACGGTAGTGGTATGGGACAAAGAAGGTATAACACTTATTGGTGCATCTCTCTCAAGCTATTGGTATAATTGTAAAAGGTATCATATTTATTTTGGTTCAAATTAAGAAACATTTGTATTCTATACCTGATACGACTGATAGTACATGAGGGTTCATGGGAAGGTCTTTAATTTTGCAAATACATTTCTCCTTTGGAGCTTATATGATTGTAATTTTCAGCCAAAATACCATTTTCCAAGCTTTTGTAACATATGGCACAGGATAATCTTTTGTAACATCAGTACTATGATCTAGCCCCAGTCTACCAGTGAAGTGTGCTTTGTACCAAATATCCTTCACTTACTGCTGAACTCTGATGCATATACTTCCTTTTAACAGTCGTTTCCCACAATCTCATGGTTAGATGTACAATGTTTTTTTGTCGGTACCTCTTACACGGAGAACTATGTGGATTATGATGTCTGCTGTTTGAATATGGAACATAGTGCATAGCTGATGAGTGGACATAATTCTGACATGATTCTTTATCTGAAGTACACTATATGATCAGTGGACATAATTGTGTACCGAAAATCTCTCTTTGTTACATATGTGTCCTGTAAAGTTCTTCATAGAACATGGCAACATGCAGCCCATTAGGAATTTGAAACCTAATATTTCTTCTATTAACAGGTTGGTGAACTATGCAGATCCATTATTATTTGAAAATGGAACTTTACAATCTTCAGAGCAATTGAGGATTCAACCTTCAGAGCAAATGATGTTGCACACTTCAGCCAGATCACCACCGTCAAACATTGGCAGCAAGTTTATACGTCCATCGAACTTTCAAGATCATCATCCTGCGCAGATTGCTGATCCTCATGATAATGTGTGAGTTCTTTGATACAATTTTCTCCATTTTACACACTCTGTTACCTTTTAGCTTTGATTATTGTGTTAGTACAAACTATCCAGAAAACGAGCGTTGTAGTTACTTTGTTTGCTGCAGATAGTGGGGGCCTAAGATAGTACTGTCCAAGTTTGAATCCAGAACCAGTCTGCTTTCCATGACGCATGAACAATTTATTTTCCTCGTTATAACTTCAAACAAAGTTCCTAGAGTTGGCAGGCACTGTTCTGCCTTGTGGAGTAATTCGATGCTATCATCTATGGACTTATGGCTTACCAAGAGAAGGCTGCACACTTGCTGACCTGTAGAAGTTCCCAATTCCCATAATGTTGATCTGAACATGCTCTATTCGTGGGTGTGTTATTTTCAATAAACAATACAGTCCTTACGCTTTTTTTAATACAACCTTTGCTCACTATTCTTTCCAGATATAATATTATTCCTGTCTCTTTATTTTCTTGTGGGTTGGAGTTGTACTGGACATATGCTGGCTGATATCACAAGGGACAACGTTGCCATGTTGGGTTTCTGTAGATACACTCATTGTGCTAGAAGGGTTTCTGTTGTATATTTCCCTATAAGTTTCACTCATATTATTCACCGAGTCAAAATTTACGAAATGTTCTTTTCACGTCAACTCTACAGATAAATGTGAATTCATTTGCCCAGTCATCTCATTCAGTGCGTACATATATGCCTTGTGCTTATTTTTGCCTGTGTGCATGTATGTGCATTTATGCTTTGTAATGAGTTATCTTCTTATTTCTTCATAGATTCACTGGTCCATTGCAAAATCGATTGTTGGATCATAACATTTCAAAAAGGTCGAGGTCACCTACTTTGTGCTACCAGAATGTTGATGGCACGGAAGCTCGTATTGATACTGGTGGAAATTCTAGAAGGTACATAAATATGCTTATTTCTTTATGGCATTAAGATTTTATACTTTTAATGCATAGTAACTTTCTTTATGAAGTGCTCAACCACTTGATTCTGTACAAAATTAACTCTGAAGTATAGTTTCCTTGGAAACCAATCTAAAAAAGAAGATTCCCTTAGGAAATTTTCTGCCACCTTATTGGTTGTGTTTTGAACCTGAAGCTGGAAGACCATGAATACACAGAAAAATACTTCTATatatgtttctttctgttttagAAAGTTAGTTTTCTTGAAATTTCTTGCTGAAGGGATATATTGAGAATGATGGTCTATTTAGGTTCTAATACAATTCTTCTGTTTAAATTGAAGTATTTTTTTTACTCTATTGCCTACCAATATTTTTTACTGTCTTAACTTTTGTTGCATAGTTTTCTGGAAATGTTAAAGCAGGCTAAGTATTCTGGTATTTTGAAAACTGGCATGTGTGTCCTGTTAAGTATGGCCCATATACTCTATAGGCCCAAGTGGCCCATACTGACTGCTTATCTACTGGCTCTCTATCCTTGCGCTCTCCCTCTTGGTTCATTCGATTCACCCACTGTAAGTCACATGGTATCAGAGCAGGTAGGGTTAGGGATACTCATCCCACCCGAGATCCACAGTCCggtggccggccgccgctgttTTGCAACCGCCCATCGCGACTCGCGTGCGGGAGCGGCCCCGCCTGTCCGCCTCCCTCTCTGCGCACCTCCGTCAGCGCGTCGTGCGCCGTCCGCGCGGCTGCGCCCCGTGCGGCTCGCGTGCGGGAGCGGCCCCGCCTGTCCGCCTCCCTCTCTGCGCACCTCCGTCAGCGCGCCGTCCGCGCGGCTGCGCCCTGTGCGGCTCCGCCTCCACCCGCAGGTTCTGCTTGCTCTGTTCTGCATGGGATGCTCTGTTCCACTGCTGTGCCGTGCGGCTCTGCTTGCTCTTTGTTCTGGTGCTGCTCTGCGCTTCACTGCTTTGCAGTACGGATCTACCTGCTGCTTGGTGCTTCGTTCAATTCAGTTCTTGCAATCTTCACCATGGCTCAGACCAGTTCCATTGTTATTAATATCACTCTTGATGGTTCCAATTATCCGGAGTGGTCGTTTTGTGTTGAAACTGCTTTGAGAGGTCATGGTCTTTATTCTCATCTCACTGATGATCCACCTAAATCTGATGGCAATAATGCTAGTATTATCACCACATGGCAAATTAATGATGGGAAGGTGATGGCTGCCATGATTAATAGCACTAAACAGTCTATGATTATGACTCTCAGAAAGTTCAAAACAGCTAAGCAAATATGGTCTGCCCTCAAGCAGCGTTATGTTCAGGACAGTGGTGCTCTTCTCCATAATCTCATGCAGCAAATGCATGTCATTGAGCAAGGTGATATGTCTATTGATGACTATTATTCTGCTTATGATCGTTTGATGGGTTCATTGACTTCTATGGTGAATGAGTGCACAACAGTTGACTGCCCAGCTCACAAATTTCTTGAAAGATTTCTAACATATCGCTTTGTCGTGGGAGTGAAACCAGAATTTGATTCCATTCGTACTCGGCTGCTTCATAATTCTTCTACACTCACTATGGACCAAGCCTTGGCTGAATTACTTGCTGAAGAAACTCGTCTTCAATCAATATCTTCTTCAGTATCACTGCCTCAGTGTGTTGGCAGCCTCTCAGCGGTACAATATGCCAAAGGCTACTTCTTTTGAGCCTTGTAAGCATTGTGGCAAGAAGAACCATGCTTCAGAAAATTGTTTTTCTCTCTATCCTGAGAAGTTGGCTGAGTATCGTGCTACACGTGGTCGGGGTACTTCCCGTGCTACTCGTGGTCGGGGTACTACTTCCACTACTAGAGGATCTGTATTTGTTGCTGCTGCCTCTCCTATTGGTGCTGCTCAGTCGTCATGGGTTCTTGATTCAGGGGCCTCCTTTCATGTGACATCTGATCGCTCTCAGTTGGTTGCTTGCAAGCCGGTCAACGATGATGCCTCTATTCAAACAGCTGATGGTACATCTTGTCCTATCACTCATCAGGGCTCTCTTTCTGGTTCAAATTTTTCTGTACCCAATGTCTCCTTTGTACCTCAATTATCTATGAACCTTCTTTCAGTCGGTCAAGTCACCGACCATaattgttttgttggatttgatGACACATCATGTTTTATTCAGGATCGTCGAAACGGGAATGTGATTGGGACTGGCCATCGCCGTAGAGGTTCTCATAGCCTCTATATTTGGACACCTTGCGCCTTCCTTCCTCTACTGCCTCCACCGCTCGTGTGTCATCTGTTGCTTTGTCTTCCACATCATCCTTTGCGAAGTGGCTTCATCGGCTTGGTCATCTATGTGGCTCTCGCTTGTCGACATTAATCAATAGTGGTTGCTTAGGCCGTACATCAATAGAGCCTAGTTTTCATTGTGAGGGATGTAAACTTGGAAAACAGATCCAACTTCCATATTTCTCTAGTGTATCACATTCTGCTAGGccttttgatcttgttcattCTGATGTATGGGGTCCTGCACCTTTTGCTACTAAGGGTGGTCATAAATATTATGTTATCTTTGTTGATGATCATTCTCGATACACTTGGATTTACTTCATaaaacatcgatctgaattGTGCTCCATTTACCAGACTTTCACTCGCATGGTTCATACTCAATTTTCTACTTCTATTCGTGTTTTTTGTTCTGACTCTGGTGGAGAGTATTTATCTGACACTTTTCGCAAATTTTTACTCTCTGAAGGCACTCTTGCCCAGCTCTCATGTCCTGGTGCTCATGCTCAGAATGGTGTTGCTGAGCGTAAACACCGCCACATCATAGAGACTGCTCGCACCCTTCTGATTGCTTCTTTTGTTCCTTCTCATTTCTGGGGGGAAGCCTTCTCCACATCTGTATATCTCATAAATAGACAACCATCATCCAAATTGTCTGGCAAATGCCCTAGTGAAATCCTCTTTGGTAAGCCTCCCAACTATGACCACCTTCGAGTTTTTGGATGTGTCTGCTATGTTCTGCTTGCACCTCGTGAGCGCACTAAATTGACTGCTCAATCGATTGAGTGTGTTTTTCTGGGGTATAGTCCTGAGCATAAAGGTTATCGCTGCTATGATCCTTCTTCTCGTCGCATGCGTATCTCTCGTGATGTGATATTTGTTGAGGACCGTCCTTTCTTTTATAACCCCTCTACACAACCCTCATATTCTCCCATAGAGTCCACATCTTTTATGAGTCTTCCTCCTATTTCATCCACAGATGATGTCACTTCATCTCCCGCATCCATTCCTGCTCCTTGTATTTCCACCTCGCCTCCACACTATGAGACACCTACTTCACCTCATCTGTTCTCAAAACCACCTATCACCCGCTTCTTCACGCGCCGTTCCAAAATCCCCACTGACATTTCTTCTCGCTCTCCCATCTCGGCCAGTCCTGACGTGCCCGCTGTTGACACTTCTAACTATAATATTGATGAGACACATTATTTATGATGAGTTACAGGCTGGTCCACGATATAATCTACGGGATCGTAGTACTATTCATCCTGAAGACAAGTATGGTTTTCCCAGCATGAATGCTATTATTTCTGAGCCAGCCACTTATCAGGAAGCTGCTAGTATTCCAGAGTGGCAGCTTGCTATGTCTGAGGAGCTTGCTGCCCTTGATCGTACAGGTACTTGGGATCTTGTTCCACTGCTGTCACATGCTGTGCCTATCactgcaaatgggtcttcaaaATTAAAACCAAATCTGATGGTTCTATTGAAAGATATAAAGCTCGTTTGGTTGCCAGAGGTTTTCAGCAAACTCAAGGTCTTTATTATGATGAGACATTTGCTCCTGTTGCTCACATGACCACTGTTCGCACTCTAATTGCAGTGgctgcttcttgttcttggcctATCTCTCAGATGAATGTTAAGAATGTTTTTCTCCATGGTGATTTACATGAGGAAGTATATATGCAGCCCCCACTTGGTGTTCATGCACCCTCAGGGTATGTTTGTCGTCTTCGTCGTGCCTTATATGGTCTCAAACAAGCTCCTCGTGCTTGGTTTGAGCGCTTTGTTTCTGTGATACGGGCTGCAGGTTTTTCACCAAGTGAGCATGATCTAGCCCTTTTTATTCATCATTCTCCGCATGGacgtactttgcttctcctgtATGTTGATGATATGTTAATCACGGGAGATGATATAGAACATATTTCTCAAGTGAAGAAGCAACTTGGGGAGCAATTTCAGATGTCTGATCTAGGCCCTCTCAGCTATTTCTTAGGCATTGAGGTTTTGCATTCTCCCAAGGGCTATTATCTTTCTCAGTCCAAATATATACAAAATCTTCTTGCTCGCTCTGGCATTACTGATAATCGGACAGCTGCAACACCTATGGATCTTCACTTACAGCTTCGTCCTACTGATGGTGCTCCCTTGGAGGATCCCTCTCGCTATAGGCATATTGTCGGGAGTCTTGTTTATCTCACAGTTACTCTTGACCTGACATTGCTCATGTTGTGCATATCTTGAGTCAGTTTGTGAGTGCCCCTACAACGGTTCACTTTGGACACTTGCTTCGTGTTCTACGGTACTTACGGGGAACATTATATCAGTGTTTGCTCTATGCTCATGACAGTCCACTCCATCTTCATGCCTACTCGGACTCCACTTGGGCGAGTGATCCCACGTATCGTCGTTCAGTCACAGGTTATTGTATCCTTCTTGGTTCTTCTCCCCTTGTTTGGAAGTCCAAGAAGCAGTCAGCTGTATCTCGATCAAGTACAGAGGCAGAACTTCGAGCCCTGGCCACTACCACTTCAGAGATTGTATGGCTTCGATGGTTGCTAGCTGATTTTGGTATTTCCTGTGATACCCCCAcaccgctcctttgtgataatacCGGAGCCATACAAATTGCTAATGATCCTGTGAAGCATCAACTCACAAAACATATTGGTGTTGATGCTTCGTTTACTCGGTCTCATTGTCATCAACAAACAATTGCTCTTCAGTATGTGCCATCAGAATTGCATGTAGCAGATTTCTTCACCAAAGCACAAACTCGAGAGCAACATAGACTTCATTTACTCAAACTTAATGCTTCAGATCCTCCACTTCCGCCTTGAGTTTGAAGGGGGGTGTTAAGTATGGCCCATATACTCTATAGGCCCAAGTGGCCCATACTGACTGCTTATCTACTGGCTCTCTATCCTTGCGCTCTCCCTCTTGGTTCATTCGATTCACCCACTGTAAGTCACATGTCCCACAGTTCCACTTAGTCACGTGACATATTTACTATGGGCTTTCTGCTAGAGATCATAACCCCCCTGCTTTGTTTGCAGACTGGTTGACTATACAGATAACCTCATCGGTGATGAAAATGTTGAAACCTCAAAAAGGATGAGACCGCCTGCATCAGAGTTCACACGCATGACCAAATCACCACCATCAGATATCAGAGACAATATTAGGTCATCACCCAACTCAGCCCAGAATCTTCGTGCACATGCCGATGTCCAGAAGTAAAGCCTTTTGCTTTGAATTTATTTCGTTTCATGTCAATTTTGGTCAGTGTGTTGCTTTGTGAAAGTGACAGCATTCTCAACATCCCATATCTCCCCCACCCTCTTGAAGTACTAGCTAGCAAATGAATGACCTCTTTCTGTGCCTGCTGATCGTTAATGTATTATTTACCAACTGGATTTTTTTGCCATTATTACAGGTCTAAATCCATTCCCAAGCTCAGAAATCAAATACAATCGCGCATTGGTGGCGCACGTTCGCCACCACATCAGATGTCTAGTCTTTCGGACGACTCCAACAAACTTAACACACCTGCTGTTTCTCCACCAAAGCCATCTATCCTTAGTGCTACCAGAAGAATGGGGACCTCTCCTTTGGATACCACTGATGATGATCACTCTACCCCTTTGACTGAACTTGAGAGGTAATTCTTGCCCTGACACATGACTTTCACTTCTCTCCTTGCAACAATATTTCCGTTATATAGGTTGCCTGTTGGTGTTACTCATGAAACTTTTCCTGCAGGGAGAAACAAGCAAAAGCCAAGCGGCTGGCTCGTTTCCATGCTGAATTAAGCAGGCCAGTGGAAAATACAAATGACTTCGTAAAAGCACTCAAAGGCTCTGCAGATAAGCCCAAACAAGCCACATCagtgggaaaaattccgatgaaAAAAATTGATGATACTGATGAAAATACCTTGGCTGACATGGATTCCCCAATGTTAGCTGCAATTGTTGGGCTTTGTCCAGACATGTGCCCAGGTGATTACTGCTCTAGGTCGACTTATTTTCATGTGATACAATTTTAGCCATTCACATTGCCTCTTCAATATATTTTTCTCCAAACATGGTATTAACAGATTGCTTGTATCCTTGTTTTCGCTAGAACCTGAAAGGGCAGAGCGTGAGAGAAAAGGAGATCTCGATAGGTATGAGAGATTAGATGGAGACAGAAACCTAACTACTGAGCTTCTCGCTGTCAAAAAGGTACATAATGTTTCCTTATAACCTGGCAGTATGACAGTATTCTATCTTTAATTATTTCTGATCACATATAACAGGAATCATGATGGAAGTTCCTATCTGATTGATACAGTATAATAGGACCGCTGAGAGAGATGCAGACTTGATAAGGCCTTTGCCAGTTCTACAGAGGACAATGGATTACCTTCTTAGTTTGCTGGACCACACGTATGATGACAGTTTCTTGGGCTTATACAACTTCTTGTGGGACAGGATGCGAGCAATAAGAATGGATCTTAGAATGCAACATTTCTTCAATCAAGAGGCTATTTCTATGCTTGAGCAAATGGTACTTTCATGTGTCCCTATGTTGGCCAGTGCTTATTTTATCATACAGTATGCATTTCTTTCTGTGGGTACCTGTGTTCCCTGGAGTGTTTCATCTTGGAATATGTCTTTTCTTTCTGAGCAGATAAGACTCCACATTATTGCAATGCATGAATTATGTGAGTACAACAAAGGGGAAGGTTTTTCGGAGGGTTTTGATGCACACCTCAATATTGAGCAGATGAATAAAACATCAGTTGAGCTATTTCAAATGTATGATGACCATAGGAGAAAGGGTGTTTTCTTCTCAACAGAAAAGGAATTTCGGGGTTATTATGCACTACTCAAGTTAGACAAGCATCCTGGTTACAAGGTGAGGCATTGACAGATCTGGTCAGTTGCATTTTGATATTTGCTGACTTGCACACGCATTTGAATTAGGTCGAACCTGCTGAGTTATCTCTGGATCTTGCTAAGATGTCTCGTGAAATCAGAGGCAGTCCAGAAATCTTGTTTGCAAGAGAAGTTGCGAGGTAGTCATACCATCAAATGTCATTTACTATTATCATGTTTGCACTAGCTTTATCTCACTGCCTACATTTTCTATGCAATTCAGAGCTTGCAGAATGGGGAATTTTATAGCCTTCTTTCGTCTTGCAAGGAAAGCAACATATTTGCAGGCCTGTTTGATGCATGCTCACTTTGCAAAGGTAAGAATCATTGCCTTTAAAAGCTGTTCATCAATGTAGCCTTTTAGTGTAAATTATTCTTCCCTAGATGTTCTTACATTTCTTAGTTCTCAGTTATGCTGGAAATATTATAATGGAATTAACCATGTTATAGTGACCCGTGAATTCTTTTCCCAAGGCAAAAATTGCGCTGTAGCGTAAACTTGATTAATTTTAGTTGTTGTATGGTAGCATTGTATTGTATGTCATTTAAAATTTTCCACCCTCTTGATTTGAGTGGCAGAGTTTTTTCCACCCTGTCAGGGACTTAAATGGCCCCGCATCTCAGTGAAAACTGGTACTCAACACTTGAGGGTGGCAAATTATCAAATGCTCCGGCTTAGATGGCAATATGATATTAGGAATATGTATCCTAAAGACTAATAAGGGAATATTGGTTGAATGATTGGAAGTGGCACTGGTCATTATGGAATATATCATATGCCTGTTATCGTACTGCTTTCTTACTAATATATCGGCCCCTTCTGATATTAATATGAAGTTAAGAACTGAAGCTATGCACATGCACAAAGATACGAAGGGGAGACCCCTGCTCTCCACAATGCTAAAAAGATAGACATAAAGCCACCCTAATTACAAAGCTTTAAACCATCCAAATAACTAAAGTTTCAACTATCACATTGGAAACTTGCAAATTGTTTAAATGTAATATATTGTGACTTAATGCATATTGCTACACATTATTGGGTTGTGTGCATCGGATGATTTTATTGTAGTGTCATTTTTCACTAAGTTGCCACTACTTTGGTACTTTCGTGTAGCCTATTGATGTTCTTCTATTTCAAGTGCACTTGTGTAATTCTTAACAGCTGAAGTCTCTTTCCAGCTAAGAAGGCAAGCACTCGCTTCATTGCACAGTGGTCTCCAGAGTGGACAAGGCATCCCTATTTCACAAGTTGTTGAGTGGCTTGCTATGGAGGTAAGTGTGTTATCTTGCTTGCACAGTAACTAGTTTAACACCGGAAAATTGCAATCCTTATGCCTTCATTCTTTTCAAGGATGAGGACATTGAAAGTCTCTTAGAGTACCATGGTTTTGGATTGAGGCAGTATGAAGAGCTGTACCTAGTAAAAGAAGGACCTTTTCTTAACAGTGAAACCGATTTCCCATCTGGCTGTTCTCAGCTTGTGCATTTAAAGAAATCTCATAGAGTCATTGTTGATGTTTCTTCCGGGCCAGTTTGTGCTCCTATAAGCAAAAAGAATACTTCAGTTTCATATCCTAGTCGACTTGCTAGTGGTAAAAGAGATCTATTTCCATCACAGCATGCTCCTGTGGTTCCACATGATGGCAGAAGGGATCTCTTTTCATTGTTTTCTGGGCCTGTTTCAACCACTCCTGGCAGACATATTAGCTCACCGTTTCCTGACCCCTTTTCTCCAAAAGCTGCCAATAAATTATTCAGTTCAAAACGTCCAAATCCTCTTGTCCCAAATGCTGATAGAGAAGACAGTGTTTCAACCTTTCCTACTGTTGTTTCTCCACATAGTAGCAAAATGGAGATATTCTCAAAAGCACCAAAAGTTGCATCGCCAAAAGCCGAAGGCAAGGCCAAGTTGTTTGATGATCTTACAGCTGAAGACCAAGATAGTGGAATTGCAGGGTCCCCTCAAAAAGTGGACGTGCAAACAGAGATACTGTGGTCACAAGCTAATACAGAAAACATCAATGCTTTGGCAGAACCAATTGTTTCACATTCTCTTTCGGATGACATTTCTTTAGATTATTACTCCAATATGCTTGGAGAGGAAGACAAGTTAGACATGGATGAGGGAACTCCACCAGACCATGAAGTTCTGGTTATCGAACCTGGCTCACCTATTGGCTCCCTTTTGTCTGATCAAAATGAATATGATGATCATAATATTAGTAACAACACAGTTAATGACTGGTTACCAATTGTTATGTCCCCTGAGAAACAAATTTCCGATGAAAAGCTGAAGGCAATACTGAGGTTGTTTCCTATCCTGAAACTATTTATGTTCCCATCAATAGGGTTTTGGTGGTACCTTATGAAACTTTGATCACTATTGTGATATTTAGGAAATGGAGGCAGTGTGCTGCGGACAAGCGATTTCATAGGGAGCAGAAAAATGCTCTTGCTGTTGCAGCATTGTGTTCTCTATCACTTGGCCCACCAGTTCATAATACTGCAATGGTAAGTCATCCTAAGACATGCTATATTTGTTTCCAGAACCGCTTAATTGAGATGTTGCTTTTTACTTCTTAAGTGTTATAAACATTACTTTTTGCAAGATGAAGGTTGAAATGAATGATTATCACCTCTGTTGATAGATAAAAACAATTTTAACTTTGGTTCCAAGAAGAAAGTGTGTTAATGTCGTGCAATTTTTGTACACAACGATGTTTCTGTAAGTTTTTTCTGTGTTATTAAAAATTGATAATGATAAAGACTTGTCTATTATGAAGGTTCCTAAGCTTGCTGTTGAAGAGCTGGACATTGGGAATGCCTTTAAAGAAAGACAAGCGAGGCAACAAAGATCTTGGTCACAGCTCAATGTTTCTGAGTTGTCTGGTCCCATTTTACTTGAAACTAACCCTGATGCTAGATGCTTCTGCTGGAAGTTACTTGTACTTGTCCCACCAGGTGCCATGGAATCCCAGACCAACAATTTTGCCTCAAAATGGTTACTTAGGAAGCTCATGGGTTCTGGAAATGGAGATAGTGGATTGGTTGTTTCATCAGAAGGCCTATCAATTTGGACAGAGTGGATCAGCTTTCCGAACACATGCTGTTTGTCTGTTGTTAGGGCCAGTGATCAGCAAGTTATTGGTAATGATATTGCCAATAGTACGAGCTGTATAGTGTTTGTAGTGTCTGAAGGCATTTCATGGGAAACGCACAAGGCACGACTTAGCAGTCTCTTAGCCTCCATACCAGCTCAATCCCATCTTCCTCTCCTGATTTTGAGCAGTGATACATATCATGAAGGGTATGACCATGCTTCACAGTATATCATTGACAGGCTTGGCCTCAGTGGTCTGGATAGAGGAAAGATCGCTTCATCATTGGTTATTTTTCTTGTTGAACACATGGAAGATTGTGCCAATGGTTTCTTTGATGATGAGAATCTGCGGGAGGGTCTCAAATGGCTGATTAGAAGTTTACCAAGACAGCCTGATGTCACTCTTGTGAAGACCCATGAGTTGCTTCTGAACTGCTTGAACCCACAACTTGAGCTGCTTAATACCCATGTTGTACCTGGAGCTGGCCCTGGAGATTGCATTTCAGTATTCAACAATGCTGTTGATCAAGTTGCAGAAGAGATTTTGGCTGCAGCATGCACAAACGCAAACCAATGGCCAGCTCTTGAGATTGATCTTCTGGATAGAACAAGTAATGAGAGGAGATATGCAGAAATGTTCTTGCCTAGCACAGGATGGTCATCACCTTCAAAGATCCAGCCACTGCTTGCAGCCATTAACACTTGCAAGATTCCAGAGTTCCGTTATGATTTATCTTGGCTAAACCAAGGTTCTCACCTGGGCAAGCAAACTCAAGATCAGAAGAAGTTCCTTCAGGAGTGCTTAGTGAGATATCTGACTGAATCAACTCAGTTGTTAGATGAAACTCAGGTGGCCACCGAAGTGAATATTATGGTGCAGAAATATGTTGGGCTTGAGCTCCGGGACTCGTACTACTACCTTGTTCCAAGATGGGTGGCTATCTTCCGGCGT
This window contains:
- the LOC120694689 gene encoding SAC3 family protein B-like isoform X2, giving the protein MAASGFGREAGPSTRGPGSAFPAFGVGAATQAATAPAAATPSFPLVRPATPSTPSVRPTTQSFPSARPVAPSFPSARSTNPLVAATPRFPSPRPQLAAAATVSRPATTPAMPIPVPSARPAASPGAAASTRFPSPRPTLDPGAVAGTGRHVARHLLPQPRPATPSVSRPVDPFISSRSRALPAVSNLRADSPADYGSGMGQRRLVNYADPLLFENGTLQSSEQLRIQPSEQMMLHTSARSPPSNIGSKFIRPSNFQDHHPAQIADPHDNVFTGPLQNRLLDHNISKRSRSPTLCYQNVDGTEARIDTGGNSRRSKSIPKLRNQIQSRIGGARSPPHQMSSLSDDSNKLNTPAVSPPKPSILSATRRMGTSPLDTTDDDHSTPLTELEREKQAKAKRLARFHAELSRPVENTNDFVKALKGSADKPKQATSVGKIPMKKIDDTDENTLADMDSPMLAAIVGLCPDMCPEPERAERERKGDLDRYERLDGDRNLTTELLAVKKYNRTAERDADLIRPLPVLQRTMDYLLSLLDHTYDDSFLGLYNFLWDRMRAIRMDLRMQHFFNQEAISMLEQMIRLHIIAMHELCEYNKGEGFSEGFDAHLNIEQMNKTSVELFQMYDDHRRKGVFFSTEKEFRGYYALLKLDKHPGYKVEPAELSLDLAKMSREIRGSPEILFAREVARACRMGNFIAFFRLARKATYLQACLMHAHFAKLRRQALASLHSGLQSGQGIPISQVVEWLAMEDEDIESLLEYHGFGLRQYEELYLVKEGPFLNSETDFPSGCSQLVHLKKSHRVIVDVSSGPVCAPISKKNTSVSYPSRLASGKRDLFPSQHAPVVPHDGRRDLFSLFSGPVSTTPGRHISSPFPDPFSPKAANKLFSSKRPNPLVPNADREDSVSTFPTVVSPHSSKMEIFSKAPKVASPKAEGKAKLFDDLTAEDQDSGIAGSPQKVDVQTEILWSQANTENINALAEPIVSHSLSDDISLDYYSNMLGEEDKLDMDEGTPPDHEVLVIEPGSPIGSLLSDQNEYDDHNISNNTVNDWLPIVMSPEKQISDEKLKAILRKWRQCAADKRFHREQKNALAVAALCSLSLGPPVHNTAMVPKLAVEELDIGNAFKERQARQQRSWSQLNVSELSGPILLETNPDARCFCWKLLVLVPPGAMESQTNNFASKWLLRKLMGSGNGDSGLVVSSEGLSIWTEWISFPNTCCLSVVRASDQQVIGNDIANSTSCIVFVVSEGISWETHKARLSSLLASIPAQSHLPLLILSSDTYHEGYDHASQYIIDRLGLSGLDRGKIASSLVIFLVEHMEDCANGFFDDENLREGLKWLIRSLPRQPDVTLVKTHELLLNCLNPQLELLNTHVVPGAGPGDCISVFNNAVDQVAEEILAAACTNANQWPALEIDLLDRTSNERRYAEMFLPSTGWSSPSKIQPLLAAINTCKIPEFRYDLSWLNQGSHLGKQTQDQKKFLQECLVRYLTESTQLLDETQVATEVNIMVQKYVGLELRDSYYYLVPRWVAIFRRIYNWRLAKLSTGEFSEAYVLSQHLYQAPAAANSNGATTTQELTANSNTCDEACILEDHSMMPAVSTGLSLDEIIEINCDFDGVDAQPASQQPRPPTQIHEEPHAPADTNSETNMVHGISDEMYIPRRVELGELVPLERDDKLARLLEQCTKLQDRIDETLSIYF